The nucleotide window ACTGGTTCGTAACCTTGTTTTGTCAGGAACAGGCCCTCGTGGTGGTGAAGGCATTGAACATGTTACGAAACTTTCTGATCGTGATTTGATACGTGCCATCTTCACGTTGAGAGATATTAAAACCTATTTATTCTTCACGCGAACAGATCATGGCAAACAGAAAGCAAAAGAATTCTTGGTTCGGCTCAAAGAACGTAAAGAGGCGCGAGATAAACAGATTAGTATCAAAGGATATCGTAGACAACTTAAAGCCATCCACGAGTGGGGAATGGCAAAACCCGCTGATTTGTCAAAAATTACGCAACCTACCCTTGTAGTAAACGGTGATGATGACAGAATGGTACCTACACCTAACTCCTATGATTTGGCACAACGTATTCCAAATAGCAAGCTCATTATTTATAAAGATTCCGGTCACGGTGGGATTTTTCAATATCATGATGAATTTGTGAAATCAGTAATAGCATTTTTTAGATAATACTAACACGGGCTATCTCTGAAACTAAAACTAATCTCACGGACACTTATGATGAAGGCTGATGAATAAATTGATCTCCGGTTTCATTGCTTGTGATAATTGAATGGAGTAGCATTACATTTTATTCTTTACCGATCGTTCTAAATATGTTATATTGAGTGTGGAAGGAGGGGACCAGAATGATGCGGTACAGAGAATTTGAAGAAAATAAAGCAGTAATAAAGTTTTCTTCTTGATGAGATTCTTCTTTTTACCAATTATAGAACGATCATTCTTGTTTTGTTAACATATCCCTTCATCTAATAAGAAATCTACACAATAAAAGGAGATAATAAAAATGAAAATTTCTGAACAAGTCGCATTTGTTACCGGAGCAAACCGAGGATTTGGCCGCCATCTTGCCCTGGAACTTCTATCAAGAGGGGCGAAAGTGTATGCAGGTGCAAGAAACCCGGAGACTATTGATATTCCAGGTGTTACACCAGTTAAGTTGGATATTACCAACCCACAAGAAGTTGCAGCTGCTGCTATGATCGCTCAGGATGTTACCGTGCTAATCAACAATGCAGGTTCATCAACAGGAGCGTCTTTACTAGACGGTGATCCTGAAAAAATAGATTTGGAATTTAATACACACTTTTTCGGTACACTGTCCATGGTTCGGGCATTTGCACCGATCATAGAGAACAACGGGGGAGGATCCATTTTGAATATCCTTTCCGGATTATCATGGTTTAGTTCGGGAACTTTAGGCGCGTATACGGCTGCCAAGGCTGCAGAGTGGGCATTAACGAATGACTTACGATTAAATCTATATCCACGCAATGTAAGAGTAGCTGGTCTACATGTTGGCTTTATGGAGACAGACATGACCGCTAACGTAGATATGCCTAAATCCAATCCTGCAGATATCGCGAAAATAGCTATTGACGGCATAGAATCTGACAGCTTTGAAATTATCGCAGATGAAGTTAGTCGTCAAGTACAAGCTGGACTTGCTGGTGGTGTAGCTGCACTATACCCACAACTTTCTAAATAAAAAACGAGTTTAACTACAGAGGAGTTGTTCAACATGATGGCGTGCCACTGTAATGGCACGTCATGTGGTATTTTAGAAGACTCTAGTAGATCTATCTGTACGATAACTGGGCTAATCCGGAGAGCACAACTCAGTAGATGTCACGGGACAATAACATTGTGTCATTGAAGTCGCTAATTTAGCGGCTTTTTTAGTTTATCCGTATAAGTTCTTTTAGCCTAGCGTTGTGTCCCATGAGTTCCTAACTCCTGAAAGAATATAGGTACATTTGATTTCATATTAAATTTGATATAAAATACTATCAAAAGGTACTTTTTATTATCAATTAAAAGTTGGTGATCACTGTACGTTAGTTTGAAGCAGGATTACCCAGACAGAATTGTAGTTTATTACACAAATATTAAATATGAGGAGGAGCGATTATGAAAGAAAAAATCATTATTATAGGCGCTGGAATTAGTGGGCTTTCATTAGCAATTTTTTTGAAAAAGGCGGGAATTGATTGCGCAGTGTACGAGAACTATCCTTACAAGCGAATTGAAGGATCTAGTTTCCGAATTAACAAAAGTGGTGTGCACGTGATGAAAGAATTAGGGATAGAAGAACTCATCAAAATGAGTAGTCATTCTGCTGATCGGATGAGACTCTTAACGACTGACAATACGGAAATTGCCTCAATAAATTTAATGCAGAGTTCGACTTTCAGTAGAAGATCTATTTACATGCAGCGTTCCGATCTTGTTGAAATTTTGATGAGACATGCTAAATCTAGTGGCGTCGAAGTACATTATAATAAAAAACTCACCCGTTTCTCCGAGGACGCTTCGAGTGTGACTGCTTATTTTGAAGACGGTCAACAGGAAATGGGAAGTTTGTTAGTTGGTGCAGATGGTTTACATTCAACAGTAAGAAACCAAATGTTTCCTGATCATCTATTACGTTATGCAAAATCATGGGCGTTATATGGAATCGCATCATTTCAGGATATTGATAGTAAACATGTACAAAACCTCATGAATGGGGATGAATTATTTTATTTTTCGGAGAATGCCAATTTCTTATTTTCTAAAAGCCATCCAACCGACGAATTAAACCTATCTTGGCAAGCATCTGGATATCAAGAGAGGAAAATTCCAAAAGAGGAATTCGAACTTAGGAATCTAGATGAACTTAAATCAGATTTGGTAAAACGTTATGGTGAACATGGAGCGTTGTCAGAGATTATCAAGAAATCGTTTAACATTATTCCTAAACAAATATATTGTGTTGATCCTATTCCTAGCTGGTCTAAAGGGCGGGCTGTAGTAATTGGAGATTCTGCACATACCATAAACCCCAACACGGGATATGGAAGCTCCGTGGCTTTAGAGGACGCCATGTACTTAGCTAAAATGTTACAGAAACACCATTATACTGACGCGTTGTATTATTTAGAAGCTGATCGCAAAGATCGTATAAATGCCATACAGAATAGCTTGGAAATATTTGATGTAAGTAAAGGGTTCGATTTCAGCAATGGTTTTGATATTGGTTTGTTTAGCGGATCTACTATTGATCCAAATTACAAGATTCATTGGGAAAATTAATAGATTAAATAGAAATGGATGACCGTCTGATATTGTTCTATGGAATGGATAGGGTGAAAGGGTGAACATTATGAGAAGAGACCATACTATTAAATTGATAGTTGACAGCACCGCAGACCTATCGAACCAATGGCTACAACAATACGATATTAGTGTTGTGCCACTTTATGTAATCATGGGGTCTCAAACTTATAAGGATAATATTGAGATCACTCCAGCCGAGCTATATCGTCGTTCCGAGGAAGAGGGGATCATCCCTAAAACCGCAGCTCCATCTCCTTCAGACTTTTATCAAACCTTTGAAGCAGAGATTCTCGCAGGTAAACAAATTCTATATATTAGCATGTCATCCAAAGTATCTTCTACCAATCAAAATGCGCATATTGCAGCTAAAGAGTTCCCTGCTGGACGGATTCATATCATTGACTCCATGCATTTATCAGCAAGTTATGCCATGTTAGTGTTTCGTGCTGCACGTGCAATTGAAATGGGGCAGTCTATCGAAGAGGTGCTGGCAGATTTAGAACATGTGAGGGAGAAGGTCAAGATTGAAGTATTGGTAGACAGACTCGATTATCTGCATAAAGGAGGTCGCGTTAATAGTATGCAGCACCTAATTGGTAACGTGCTCAGGGTGCGGCCCATCTTAAATATCATCAATGGAGAGGTACGTTCCGTTCAAAAATATCGCGGCAAAATGGATAAGGCATTGGAAAGTATCATACAAAAGATTTCAACTCAAAAAAATCAGATTTGTCCCAATCTCTTGATTATTGCTCAAACGGTTGCGGAGAAAATGACAGATAAAGTTCGGACTAGCATACTTGAGCATGCTTACTTTAAAGAAGTGATAGTTATTGAGGGTGGCTGTGTAATAGGTTCACATACTGGTCCGAACACCATTGCGATAAGCTACTTGAATGTGTAAGGGATCTGGAAAGGAGTATTGATCAATATGAAGACAGACATCTTAATCTCGCAGGCCGATCCAAATTCTCTTGTTGGAGCCAAACTCAATTTAATGGCAGTTGGAGATATGGCACATTCAATTGTGGGGTCAAGTAAGCAAAGCGTTGCTGATGCGACATTCAGAATGCTATGGAAGTCTAAGAACAATCGATTTAGTCATGAATTTGCCTATGAGGCAAAAATGGGTGACAAATCGCTTGGAATGATTACGTGTCTACCCATTACCGATCTGGAACAATTGGCCTCCTCTACGGCGAAACAACTGTTTTCATACCGAAAACTGGGACTGATCACTTACAATCTGCTGCATCCAAGAGCCTTATTCACAACACTCACACTGAAGGAAGGATTCAAAGGAGAGTACCATATTGCAACCCTTGCAGCTATGCCTGAAAGCAGAGGGATGGGGATAGGCTCCCAACTCATTCAACATGCAGAAGAGCAGGCGATTAAACAGGGGTATACTCTAAGTTCCCTTACAGTCAAAAAAGAGAATCATCTCGCTGCC belongs to Paenibacillus sp. FSL H8-0079 and includes:
- a CDS encoding alpha/beta hydrolase; the protein is MAINYSYVKAPNLSIKTADGTVYAYRELGEKKGIPVIFFTHLSANLDNWDPRVVDGIAKKYWVIAFDNKGVGLSSGKVPDTIEQMARDALTFIHALGFEQIDILSFSMGGMIAQELLAIEPRLVRNLVLSGTGPRGGEGIEHVTKLSDRDLIRAIFTLRDIKTYLFFTRTDHGKQKAKEFLVRLKERKEARDKQISIKGYRRQLKAIHEWGMAKPADLSKITQPTLVVNGDDDRMVPTPNSYDLAQRIPNSKLIIYKDSGHGGIFQYHDEFVKSVIAFFR
- a CDS encoding SDR family oxidoreductase; translated protein: MKISEQVAFVTGANRGFGRHLALELLSRGAKVYAGARNPETIDIPGVTPVKLDITNPQEVAAAAMIAQDVTVLINNAGSSTGASLLDGDPEKIDLEFNTHFFGTLSMVRAFAPIIENNGGGSILNILSGLSWFSSGTLGAYTAAKAAEWALTNDLRLNLYPRNVRVAGLHVGFMETDMTANVDMPKSNPADIAKIAIDGIESDSFEIIADEVSRQVQAGLAGGVAALYPQLSK
- a CDS encoding NAD(P)/FAD-dependent oxidoreductase translates to MKEKIIIIGAGISGLSLAIFLKKAGIDCAVYENYPYKRIEGSSFRINKSGVHVMKELGIEELIKMSSHSADRMRLLTTDNTEIASINLMQSSTFSRRSIYMQRSDLVEILMRHAKSSGVEVHYNKKLTRFSEDASSVTAYFEDGQQEMGSLLVGADGLHSTVRNQMFPDHLLRYAKSWALYGIASFQDIDSKHVQNLMNGDELFYFSENANFLFSKSHPTDELNLSWQASGYQERKIPKEEFELRNLDELKSDLVKRYGEHGALSEIIKKSFNIIPKQIYCVDPIPSWSKGRAVVIGDSAHTINPNTGYGSSVALEDAMYLAKMLQKHHYTDALYYLEADRKDRINAIQNSLEIFDVSKGFDFSNGFDIGLFSGSTIDPNYKIHWEN
- a CDS encoding DegV family protein, with protein sequence MRRDHTIKLIVDSTADLSNQWLQQYDISVVPLYVIMGSQTYKDNIEITPAELYRRSEEEGIIPKTAAPSPSDFYQTFEAEILAGKQILYISMSSKVSSTNQNAHIAAKEFPAGRIHIIDSMHLSASYAMLVFRAARAIEMGQSIEEVLADLEHVREKVKIEVLVDRLDYLHKGGRVNSMQHLIGNVLRVRPILNIINGEVRSVQKYRGKMDKALESIIQKISTQKNQICPNLLIIAQTVAEKMTDKVRTSILEHAYFKEVIVIEGGCVIGSHTGPNTIAISYLNV
- a CDS encoding GNAT family N-acetyltransferase, giving the protein MKTDILISQADPNSLVGAKLNLMAVGDMAHSIVGSSKQSVADATFRMLWKSKNNRFSHEFAYEAKMGDKSLGMITCLPITDLEQLASSTAKQLFSYRKLGLITYNLLHPRALFTTLTLKEGFKGEYHIATLAAMPESRGMGIGSQLIQHAEEQAIKQGYTLSSLTVKKENHLAAKLYAKLGYEITSEIVKPTVSLYRMVKKLM